From Nicotiana tabacum cultivar K326 chromosome 22, ASM71507v2, whole genome shotgun sequence, one genomic window encodes:
- the LOC107770859 gene encoding LOW QUALITY PROTEIN: probably inactive leucine-rich repeat receptor-like protein kinase At5g48380 (The sequence of the model RefSeq protein was modified relative to this genomic sequence to represent the inferred CDS: inserted 1 base in 1 codon; substituted 1 base at 1 genomic stop codon), with protein sequence MILLMKAMDSNRNIFSFTIVSCNFLYLLFLVLISFSLGCNAVQSDIDCLKSIKNSLEDPLNYLGSTWQFDNHTEGFICKFTGIQCWHPDENKVLSITLPDMGLKGEFTRGIQNCTSLISLDLSSNELYGTIPLKVPNFIHTTIPAESYANNSGLCGDPLERCXRSKANHHTMFVSGFVTGLSLFYLLGIYLFFFGFAQVKKIFVSIKNRTKRTMIDGSECSDGIEVNNDPKISKLEKIVTRMSFMELAKATSHFSQDHEIGKGMLGKVYKALVPNGWNVAIKRLNASENLEEEFVSEITILGSLRHQNLVPLIGFCVERDGRLLVYKYMPNGNLHEWLHTTDDKAKLLDFPLRVKIVVGVAKALAWLHDGGNFHVVHSNISTQSILLDENFDPKISNFWEATLERQNDMDSSMCLLPLVDSLDFTSYKKDVYRFGVVLLELLTRKESYQLSCSSLNLSSSSFASTLDVDKVLLGQGFDAMILQLLELASNCMKFIPNQRPTMLQVYLTVAAISXIHDQTGDPEIQLQVE encoded by the exons ATGATCCTGCTAATGAAGGCAATGGATTCTAATAGAAATATTTTCAGTTTCACTATTGTCAGCTGCAACTTTCTTTACTTGTTATTTTTGGTACTTATCAGTTTTTCTCTAGGATGCAATGCAGTACAGAGTGACATCGATTGTTTAAAATCGATTAAAAATTCGTTGGAAGACCCTTTAAATTACTTGGGCTCTACGTGGCAGTTCGATAATCACACAGAAGGTTTCATATGCAAATTTACAGGAATACAATGCTGGCATCCTGATGAGAATAAGGTTTTAAGTATTACACTTCCAGACATGGGACTAAAAGGTGAGTTTACTCGAGGCATTCAAAATTGCACTTCTTTAATTTCTCTAGATCTCTCGAGCAACGAGCTATATGGAACCATCCCTCTGAAAGTGCCAAATTTTATCCATACCACTATTCCGGCTGAAAGTTACGCAAATAATTCAGGACTTTGCGGAGATCCTCTAGAACGGT GACGGTCCAAAGCGAACCATCATACTATGTTTGTTAGTGGTTTTGTGACTGGTTTGTCGCTTTTCTATTTACTTGGTATATAtctttttttctttggttttgcTCAAGTAAAGAAGATATTTGTATCGATCAAGAATAGAACAAAGAGAACGATGATTGATGGAAGTGAATGTTCAGACGGAATAGAAGTAAACAATGACCCGAAG ATTTCAAAGCTGGAGAAGATTGTCACAAGAATGAGTTTTATGGAACTAGCAAAAGCGACTTCACATTTCAGCCAAGACCATGAAATTGGGAAGGGAATGCTGGGGAAAGTGTACAAGGCACTGGTCCCAAATGGCTGGAATGTTGCCATAAAGAGGCTCAATGCCTCAGAAAATTTGGAGGAAGAGTTTGTTTCTGAGATTACAATTCTTGGCAGTCTGAGGCATCAAAATTTAGTCCCTTTAATTGGTTTTTGTGTAGAGAGGGATGGGCGACTTCTGGTTTACAAATACATGCCAAATGGAAACTTACATGAGTGGCTACATACGACTGATGACAAGGCAAAGCTCTTGGACTTtcctttaagggttaaaattgttGTTGGTGTCGCGAAAGCCCTTGCTTGGCTTCATGATGGTGGAAATTTCCATGTTGTGCATAGTAACATAAGTACACAAAGTATTTTGCTAGACGAAAATTTTGATCCCAAGATATCCAATTTTTGGGAGGCAACACTTGAAAGACAAAATGACATGGATTCAAGCATGTGTCTATTGCCACTAGTTGATTCTTTAGACTTTACATCTTACAAGAAAGATGTCTATAGATTTGGGGTTGTGCTTCTTGAGCTTTTAACAAGGAAGGAATCTTATCAATTGAGCTGCTCAAGTTTAAATCTTAGTAGTAGCTCGTTTGCCAGTACTCTTGATGTGGATAAAGTGCTGTTAGGTCAAGGTTTTGATGCAATGATATTGCAACTACTTGAACTTGCAAGTAACTGTATGAAGTTCATTCCTAATCAAAGGCCAACCATGCTTCAAGTGTATCTCACTGTAGCTGCAATTTCTTGAATTCATGATCAAACAGGGGACCCTGAAATACAGTTGCAAGTGGAATAG